One window of Methanobacterium alkalithermotolerans genomic DNA carries:
- a CDS encoding translation initiation factor IF-2 subunit alpha, whose translation MVRRKNQWPDEGELIVGTVHKVLNYGAFASLEEYQGKEAFIHISEVSSGWVKNIRDYVRENQKIVARVLRVNPRKGHVDVSMKRIREDQRTKKIQSWKIEQKAEKFLELVGKGMDKDLDASYDEVGYLLMERFGDIYGGFEIAAEEGENALIEEGVDPEWAKAIAEIAKKNITPPEVQITGYVDLKSYAPEGVDIIKNALQSAEEDNVVIQCVGAPRYRLIVTSTDYIQAEKNLKKAAQKCIEVVESSEGEGTFYRELE comes from the coding sequence ATGGTAAGAAGAAAAAATCAATGGCCTGATGAAGGTGAACTCATTGTAGGAACTGTACACAAAGTTCTAAACTACGGTGCTTTTGCCAGCCTTGAAGAATATCAGGGCAAAGAGGCATTTATCCATATTTCAGAGGTTTCCTCAGGATGGGTAAAGAATATTAGGGATTATGTCAGAGAAAACCAGAAAATTGTGGCTCGTGTTTTAAGGGTAAACCCTAGAAAGGGACATGTGGATGTGTCCATGAAACGGATCCGTGAGGATCAGAGAACCAAAAAAATCCAGTCCTGGAAAATAGAACAAAAAGCGGAGAAGTTCCTGGAACTGGTTGGTAAAGGCATGGATAAAGATCTGGATGCATCCTATGATGAAGTGGGTTATTTACTCATGGAAAGATTTGGTGACATTTATGGCGGATTTGAAATAGCTGCAGAAGAAGGAGAAAATGCCTTAATTGAAGAAGGTGTTGATCCTGAATGGGCTAAAGCCATTGCTGAAATAGCAAAGAAAAATATCACTCCTCCTGAAGTTCAGATTACAGGATATGTTGACCTTAAATCCTATGCCCCGGAAGGTGTGGATATTATTAAAAACGCCCTACAAAGTGCAGAAGAAGATAACGTGGTAATCCAGTGTGTAGGTGCTCCTAGATACCGGCTCATAGTTACTTCCACAGACTATATTCAGGCTGAAAAGAACCTTAAAAAAGCAGCCCAAAAATGTATAGAAGTGGTGGAATCTTCTGAAGGTGAAGGTACTTTCTATCGAGAACTGGAATAA
- a CDS encoding 50S ribosomal protein L44e — protein MKIPKERRTYCPSCKKHTAHEVLVSKKRKASELKWGQRQFRRVTSGYRGYPRPLPSGNKPVKKLDLRFKCKECGKSHIKKHTFRPGKVEFIAR, from the coding sequence ATGAAGATTCCTAAAGAAAGGAGAACTTACTGTCCAAGTTGCAAGAAACATACTGCTCATGAAGTTTTAGTATCAAAAAAAAGGAAAGCCAGTGAGCTTAAATGGGGACAACGGCAATTCAGAAGGGTAACCAGCGGTTACCGGGGATATCCTCGTCCACTTCCTTCTGGTAATAAACCAGTAAAAAAGCTGGACTTGAGATTCAAGTGTAAAGAATGTGGTAAATCACATATCAAAAAACACACTTTCCGACCTGGAAAAGTGGAATTTATAGCTAGATAG
- a CDS encoding RNA-protein complex protein Nop10 — protein MKMKMKKCKSCFKYTLQDICPHCGGEVGVIFPAKYSPEDKYGKYRRILKKQMLKKE, from the coding sequence ATAAAAATGAAAATGAAAAAATGTAAGTCCTGTTTTAAATACACATTACAGGACATCTGTCCTCATTGTGGGGGTGAGGTGGGAGTAATTTTCCCGGCTAAATACTCTCCTGAGGATAAATACGGAAAGTACCGTAGAATTCTTAAAAAGCAGATGC
- a CDS encoding 30S ribosomal protein S27e — MAVFSNKKSNFLRVKCMDCGNQQVVFDKAASVVQCIICGKTLVKPQGGKSQITAQIVEVLD; from the coding sequence ATGGCAGTTTTTTCCAATAAAAAGAGTAATTTTCTTAGAGTAAAATGCATGGACTGTGGAAATCAGCAGGTAGTATTCGATAAGGCGGCTTCTGTTGTTCAGTGCATTATCTGTGGAAAAACTCTGGTAAAACCCCAGGGTGGAAAGTCACAGATTACTGCTCAAATTGTAGAAGTTTTGGATTAA